GCACAGTTGGTGGTAATCAGGGGAAGATAGATACCCAGAGCCTTATACAAGGCTGGACTTATCTTCTGGATCACCATCTCCAACAGCTGTACCAAACTTGCTATCACAAGGATGAATGTGACCGTCTGGAGGTACTCAAGACTAAAAGGGACCAATAAGAAGTAATAAATTGCCCAAGTAATCACAGAGGCAACCGTAGTGACAAAGGTTACAGAGGCACCCATTCCGATGGCATTCTCACTGTTCTTCGAGACACCTATAAACGGACACATGCCCAAGAACTGGGAGAAAATAAAGTTATTAATAAATATGAAGGTTATTAGTATTGCAATATAACTCATGTTATCTGTCCTTCTTACGTGAAGAGTTCCAATCGAAGAACGCCTTCAGGAATCCCATGATCAACAACGCACCAGGTGCCAAAGAGAACACTCTAATTGGATTGTTGTAGAACCAGGGAATATTAATTACACCACTGAAATTGCCCATGGGAAACAGGGTAATGGTACCAGAACCAAATAATTCACGAATTAAGGCCAGCAAGGTCAGACCCAATGCAAACCCAATGGACATTCCGATTGCATCCAAAATGCTATCAAGAACGGTATTTTTACTCGCAAACGCTTCAGCCCTTCCCAGAATGATGCAGTTTACCACAATCAGTGGAAGATACACACCCAATGCATTATAAACAGAGGGAACATATGCATGCATTACCATCTGGATAAATGAAACCAACGAAGCAATAACAACAATGTACGCAGGAATATGTATTGATGCAGGTATGAATTTTCTCAATGCTGAGATAATCATGTTACTAAAGAGCAAAACGAACATTACACCTGCAGACATACCAATCGCATTCGAAACCTGGGTAGAAACTCCTAGTACAGGACACAAACCCAACATCAACACAAAAATCGGATTATCCTTGAACAGCCCTTTGGAGAGTTCTTTCATCTTGCTCATTTCACACCTCCAATATTTTTCACATAGGCACTCCCTGCTTCAATCGCTCTGGAAACTGCTCCGAAAGTGATGGATGCACCACTAATCGCTTGAGCGTCAGCATCGGTGAGCATGGTTTTATCTGTTGGAACAGGGGTATCAGCACCAGTTCCTTGGAATTTATCCATATATGATGAA
The sequence above is drawn from the uncultured Sphaerochaeta sp. genome and encodes:
- a CDS encoding electron transport complex protein RnfA, which codes for MSYIAILITFIFINNFIFSQFLGMCPFIGVSKNSENAIGMGASVTFVTTVASVITWAIYYFLLVPFSLEYLQTVTFILVIASLVQLLEMVIQKISPALYKALGIYLPLITTNCAVLGIAIINITNEYNVMEAFIGGLAAGLGFTLAIVLMSNIREKLDLQPVRKAYRGVPIAFISAGLMSLAFMAFDKSLITNLHLV
- a CDS encoding electron transport complex subunit E, whose protein sequence is MSKMKELSKGLFKDNPIFVLMLGLCPVLGVSTQVSNAIGMSAGVMFVLLFSNMIISALRKFIPASIHIPAYIVVIASLVSFIQMVMHAYVPSVYNALGVYLPLIVVNCIILGRAEAFASKNTVLDSILDAIGMSIGFALGLTLLALIRELFGSGTITLFPMGNFSGVINIPWFYNNPIRVFSLAPGALLIMGFLKAFFDWNSSRKKDR